One part of the Clostridium thermosuccinogenes genome encodes these proteins:
- the pstC gene encoding phosphate ABC transporter permease subunit PstC has protein sequence MKGFKAAFERIIEIIFLICACASILSVAVITVYMFVKGSPAIFEIGLVQFLTGTEWLPNSGKFGILPMLVASIYGTFGAVVIGVVVGLFTAIFLAEIGPSWLVRLFRPAIELLAGIPSVVYGFFGLVAVIPMIRNNIGGVGNSLMAVIFILSIMILPTIISVSETSIRAVPESYKEGSLALGATKIQTIFRVTLPAARSGIMAAIVLGIGRALGETMAVILVAGNSVALPGSLLDSVRTLTANIALEMSYASGLHREALFATGVVLFVFIMVLNIVLNLITHKRVSFKK, from the coding sequence ATGAAAGGATTTAAAGCAGCTTTTGAAAGAATAATAGAAATAATTTTCCTTATCTGCGCCTGCGCATCCATATTGTCCGTTGCAGTTATAACTGTCTACATGTTTGTAAAAGGATCTCCGGCGATATTTGAAATCGGTTTGGTGCAGTTCCTCACCGGAACCGAATGGCTGCCCAATTCCGGTAAATTCGGCATCTTACCCATGCTGGTCGCTTCCATATATGGAACCTTTGGCGCTGTAGTAATCGGAGTTGTGGTGGGCTTGTTTACCGCCATATTCCTCGCCGAAATCGGGCCTTCCTGGCTGGTAAGGCTCTTCAGACCAGCGATAGAACTGCTCGCCGGTATTCCCTCTGTGGTTTATGGCTTCTTTGGCCTGGTCGCAGTAATTCCCATGATCAGAAATAATATCGGAGGTGTTGGAAACAGCCTTATGGCTGTAATCTTCATCCTGTCGATAATGATACTCCCCACCATCATAAGTGTTTCCGAGACGTCCATAAGGGCAGTCCCGGAATCTTACAAGGAAGGCTCCCTGGCTTTGGGCGCCACAAAGATTCAAACTATATTCAGGGTGACTCTGCCTGCTGCCCGCTCCGGCATTATGGCAGCAATTGTCCTTGGAATCGGGCGAGCCTTGGGTGAAACAATGGCTGTCATCCTGGTGGCAGGAAACTCGGTTGCCTTGCCCGGGTCCCTCCTCGACTCAGTCCGCACCCTTACGGCAAACATTGCCCTCGAAATGAGCTATGCTTCCGGACTCCATCGTGAGGCGCTGTTTGCCACCGGTGTTGTATTGTTCGTTTTTATAATGGTCCTTAACATAGTCCTGAATCTGATAACTCATAAGAGAGTGAGTTTTAAGAAATAA
- the pstA gene encoding phosphate ABC transporter permease PstA, with protein sequence MKKIRITDKILSSLIWVFSFLTVAILAWIIIYILCKGIGHVSWNFISTIYRPGKGLTGILPMIISTLYLIVLTIAISAPVGIFSAIYLVEYAKEGPVLRIIRFTTETLAGIPSIIYGLFGFIFFVTSLHLRYSLISGALTLSIMVLPTIIRTTEESLKAVPESYKEGSLALGATKLTTIIRVILPCAIPGILSAVILSIGRIVGESAAVIFTAGMSTNIPGSIMDSGRTLTVHLYQLANEGISFQQAYATAAVLIIIVALINISAGKIASLVKRMTIGG encoded by the coding sequence ATGAAAAAAATAAGAATCACGGATAAAATACTTTCATCCCTTATATGGGTTTTCTCATTTTTAACTGTGGCTATACTGGCATGGATTATCATATACATCCTTTGCAAAGGAATAGGACATGTAAGTTGGAATTTCATCAGCACGATTTACAGACCGGGAAAAGGCCTGACCGGCATACTGCCGATGATAATCAGCACCCTGTATCTTATAGTGCTGACTATCGCCATTTCCGCCCCCGTCGGCATATTTTCAGCCATCTACCTGGTGGAATATGCAAAAGAAGGACCGGTGCTAAGGATTATCAGATTTACAACCGAAACATTGGCGGGAATTCCTTCAATTATTTATGGCCTTTTCGGCTTCATATTTTTTGTTACGTCGCTGCATCTAAGGTATTCTTTGATTTCCGGAGCTCTTACCCTCAGCATTATGGTCCTCCCCACCATAATCAGGACTACGGAAGAATCGCTAAAAGCTGTGCCGGAGTCATACAAGGAAGGCAGCCTGGCCTTAGGAGCAACAAAGCTTACTACAATCATCAGGGTAATCCTCCCTTGTGCGATTCCCGGCATTCTGTCGGCTGTTATTCTCAGCATCGGACGTATCGTAGGAGAAAGCGCCGCTGTCATTTTTACCGCAGGAATGTCTACCAATATCCCTGGAAGCATAATGGACTCGGGAAGGACCCTCACCGTCCATCTGTATCAGCTGGCCAATGAAGGCATATCCTTCCAACAGGCCTATGCCACGGCTGCAGTGCTTATAATCATAGTAGCTTTGATAAATATCTCCGCTGGAAAAATTGCATCCCTGGTGAAAAGAATGACCATCGGAGGCTGA